One genomic window of Caminibacter pacificus includes the following:
- a CDS encoding PKD domain-containing protein codes for MRSRFFSLVFLIMSLFFLGCNSDKYVIDSDMKDGTKLNNNTPEITFSIKNVYAMKLDLDNRKILINNKDYTNQSIVDQNNKLGETFIILHPTEKFPEGNVTIELKIPLKKQFQYSNLKPGYKKINIYIDSVAPEISVISPDINKTIRDKYTSFEFNITDKGSGVNSDSIQVNINNKFINYFTYSNGKLKITPPKNNPLPDYDINIEIIAKDNLQNIAIKKFAYKAQYDSIPPSIELISPIENIITDPMTPLVFKIYDDENGSGVNINSVYIEFNETNETYALKYDGNDTFEYVPQNPYNYGDLIFNVYAKDNAGNSKIMTFNLYVKEQKTLKATPVAYPDTAYAPATIKFSPEVETDNAIQDYYWDFDGDGIYDSHDITAQSYSHIYYQPGDYNVTLKVVDLNGNTAIGNVIVHILNRPPSVDVSISPSNGQVPLKVSFNVTASDSDGIDYYAWDFDGDGIYDYNSTTTGTTSYTYTKTGVYKAKLIVADKKGAVTEYTAPTTTVLASDEGSPTVTAIVSPNSGDAPLQVSFSANVEDPLNKGVKLYEWDFDGDGIYDYNSTETANTQYTYEKAGTFYPVVRITTTDDRVTYDAAEVKINQKITLTIQQHTIDLFNAETSEIQVELGAASPVEVVVKDRENNIVKVLQTWEELAKGVYDYTWDGKDDNGNELPQGDYYVVVNYKIDDKLFTYDLRDTTGGNTYNPWRTNSDRYIYPFENKPMTITFRIDYPSEVISFVGYSWSNTRVITFRNREPLGAGTYTDVWYSQNDNGAFITPPPGSYFLYGIWAYRLADNVIYVRNGAEVDNVQVSPSIFSPDINANDKKTLKVSFSLNKKAKIELEVYDAELGMLVATRTYNNIEAGDTYVLFDGKDNNGVYLRPGKYTVGIRAVDETGYRSIMKYNVFRIYY; via the coding sequence ATGAGAAGCAGGTTTTTTTCTTTAGTTTTTTTAATTATGAGTTTGTTTTTTCTCGGTTGTAATAGTGATAAATATGTTATAGATTCCGATATGAAAGATGGAACAAAGTTAAACAATAATACTCCTGAAATTACTTTTTCGATTAAAAACGTATACGCAATGAAATTAGATTTAGATAATAGAAAAATTTTAATAAATAATAAAGATTATACAAACCAATCAATAGTAGACCAAAATAATAAATTAGGAGAAACTTTTATTATTTTACATCCCACCGAAAAATTTCCGGAAGGAAATGTAACGATAGAACTAAAAATACCTTTAAAAAAGCAATTTCAATATAGTAATTTAAAACCCGGATATAAGAAAATAAATATATATATTGATTCGGTTGCTCCTGAAATTAGTGTAATTTCTCCTGATATTAATAAAACGATTAGAGATAAATATACTAGTTTTGAATTTAATATAACCGATAAAGGCTCAGGGGTTAATAGTGATTCAATTCAAGTAAATATTAATAATAAATTTATAAATTATTTTACATATAGCAATGGAAAATTAAAAATAACACCTCCAAAAAATAATCCTCTACCGGATTATGATATTAATATTGAAATAATTGCAAAAGACAATCTTCAAAATATAGCGATTAAAAAATTTGCTTATAAAGCTCAATATGATAGTATTCCTCCTAGTATAGAGTTAATAAGCCCTATTGAAAATATTATAACGGATCCGATGACGCCTCTTGTGTTTAAAATTTATGATGATGAAAACGGAAGCGGAGTAAATATTAATTCGGTATATATTGAGTTTAACGAAACGAATGAAACGTATGCATTAAAATATGATGGAAATGATACTTTCGAATATGTGCCTCAAAATCCTTATAATTACGGAGATTTGATATTTAATGTTTATGCCAAAGATAATGCCGGAAATTCAAAAATAATGACTTTTAATTTATATGTAAAAGAACAAAAAACACTAAAAGCAACTCCTGTTGCTTATCCGGATACTGCATATGCTCCGGCAACTATTAAATTTTCACCTGAAGTTGAAACTGATAATGCTATTCAAGATTATTATTGGGATTTTGACGGTGACGGAATATATGATAGTCATGATATAACCGCACAAAGTTATTCGCATATCTATTATCAACCAGGAGATTATAATGTAACATTAAAAGTGGTGGATTTAAATGGAAATACTGCAATCGGAAATGTTATCGTTCATATATTAAATAGACCTCCGAGTGTAGATGTGAGTATATCTCCATCTAACGGTCAGGTTCCTTTAAAAGTTAGTTTCAACGTAACTGCGAGTGATAGTGACGGAATTGATTATTATGCTTGGGATTTTGACGGTGACGGAATTTATGATTATAATTCTACTACAACAGGTACTACTTCGTATACTTATACAAAAACCGGAGTATATAAGGCTAAACTTATCGTAGCGGATAAAAAAGGAGCCGTAACGGAATATACCGCTCCTACGACTACAGTTTTAGCATCGGATGAAGGCTCTCCTACTGTTACTGCCATAGTTTCCCCAAATAGTGGAGATGCTCCTTTACAAGTAAGTTTTTCTGCAAATGTGGAAGATCCTTTAAATAAAGGAGTGAAATTATACGAATGGGATTTTGACGGAGACGGAATTTATGATTATAACTCAACAGAAACTGCAAATACTCAATATACATATGAAAAAGCGGGTACGTTTTATCCGGTAGTAAGAATAACTACGACGGATGATAGAGTGACTTATGATGCTGCGGAAGTAAAAATTAATCAAAAAATAACTTTAACGATTCAACAACATACTATAGATTTGTTTAATGCTGAAACATCTGAGATTCAAGTGGAACTTGGAGCGGCTTCACCGGTTGAGGTTGTTGTAAAAGACAGGGAAAACAATATAGTAAAAGTTTTGCAGACTTGGGAAGAACTTGCAAAAGGTGTTTATGATTATACGTGGGACGGGAAAGATGATAACGGAAATGAACTTCCGCAAGGTGATTATTATGTCGTGGTTAATTATAAAATCGATGACAAATTATTTACATATGATTTAAGAGATACTACCGGAGGAAATACATATAATCCTTGGAGAACAAATTCAGACAGGTATATATACCCTTTTGAAAATAAACCAATGACAATTACTTTTAGAATAGATTATCCTTCAGAAGTTATATCTTTTGTTGGATATAGTTGGTCAAATACTAGGGTAATTACTTTTAGAAACAGAGAGCCTTTGGGAGCTGGGACATATACTGACGTATGGTATTCACAAAACGATAATGGAGCTTTTATCACTCCGCCTCCCGGAAGTTACTTTTTATATGGAATTTGGGCATATAGACTTGCTGATAATGTAATCTACGTTAGAAACGGTGCCGAGGTTGATAACGTTCAAGTTTCTCCTTCTATTTTTAGTCCTGATATTAATGCAAATGATAAGAAAACTTTAAAAGTTTCATTTTCATTAAATAAAAAAGCGAAAATCGAACTTGAAGTTTACGATGCTGAGCTCGGTATGCTTGTAGCTACAAGAACCTATAATAACATAGAAGCCGGAGATACGTATGTATTGTTTGACGGTAAGGATAATAACGGTGTTTATCTAAGACCGGGTAAATATACCGTAGGTATTCGTGCGGTGGATGAAACCGGATATAGGTCAATTATGAAATATAACGTATTCAGAATATATTATTAA
- a CDS encoding FlgD immunoglobulin-like domain containing protein codes for MRYVFLFLTLISFLFSENFITLKKYNKNSFSPIKNEKFNIYFILNKPAKVILKIYTPDGNEIKRIEKKFKKGEHYIVWDGKDKWGEIVPDEAYMVSIEATDDKNSQTLSFENTGGEILKDLNAKYDRFGNIYYKLSKPARVLIRAGILNGPMLSVISNWVPKDKGYIRQHWDLKDKDGVVNFSTIPFVISVSAFALPDFSIITYGNNKIDYLTYYKNHNFKCNKKLSNFKPQINGKNISYHYYLCRIDDVDPKVNIKIPSIVQNDKRVRIKVLMDKKDEKEFNSIKYEVSFFVDFKFVSEEEMGYVPLTWSYLPNGLSPGEHIMTVNITAFNGKVGVKNIKFKVQK; via the coding sequence ATGAGGTATGTTTTTTTGTTTTTGACATTGATTTCTTTTTTATTTTCTGAGAATTTTATTACGTTAAAAAAATATAATAAAAACTCTTTTTCACCGATAAAAAATGAGAAATTTAATATTTATTTTATATTGAATAAACCTGCAAAAGTTATATTAAAAATTTATACTCCCGACGGAAACGAAATAAAACGAATAGAAAAAAAATTTAAAAAAGGAGAGCATTATATTGTTTGGGACGGAAAAGATAAATGGGGAGAAATTGTTCCTGATGAAGCATATATGGTGAGTATTGAAGCAACTGATGATAAAAATTCTCAAACACTTAGTTTTGAAAATACCGGAGGGGAAATTCTAAAAGATTTAAATGCTAAATATGATAGATTCGGAAATATTTATTATAAATTGTCAAAACCTGCAAGAGTTTTAATAAGAGCGGGGATTTTAAACGGTCCTATGTTAAGTGTTATATCGAATTGGGTTCCGAAAGACAAAGGTTATATAAGACAGCATTGGGATTTAAAAGACAAAGACGGAGTCGTAAATTTTTCAACTATACCTTTTGTTATTAGTGTGAGTGCTTTTGCTCTACCGGATTTTTCAATTATTACGTACGGAAATAATAAAATAGATTATTTGACATATTATAAAAATCATAATTTTAAATGTAATAAAAAACTTTCGAATTTTAAACCGCAAATAAATGGAAAAAATATTTCTTATCACTATTATTTATGCAGAATCGATGATGTCGATCCGAAAGTGAATATCAAAATACCGAGTATTGTACAAAACGATAAAAGAGTGAGAATTAAAGTATTAATGGATAAGAAAGACGAAAAAGAATTTAATTCAATTAAGTACGAAGTGAGTTTTTTTGTGGATTTTAAGTTTGTATCTGAAGAAGAAATGGGATATGTTCCTTTGACGTGGAGTTATTTGCCAAACGGTTTGAGCCCAGGTGAGCATATTATGACCGTTAATATAACGGCTTTTAATGGAAAAGTGGGTGTTAAAAATATTAAATTCAAAGTACAGAAATAA
- a CDS encoding TolB family protein, with product MRNIVFVLFLIMFSYAQSPKFSFVGLKNSKWNLYICENSHCKEINTEYEIRNYDIYGKKIVYLGSDENLRLIKDKKESVLISSKKDSFTQPYFYDNGEKIAVVKLKNKNSKKTEIISIDLKNRTISLLHFQHSTSLEPFIQNNNLIYSNVSCVNGCGHVIEEIWMKNLDTGYAKQLTLRNTISFQPFATKNEIYFSSLIDGKYQIFKYETKSNKTKRITFSNGNDLFPGVYDKGIIFIRERDGNSFIVKRENGKETILKIDSEIKKIRNLRIIR from the coding sequence ATGAGAAATATCGTTTTTGTTTTGTTTCTTATAATGTTTTCTTATGCTCAGTCACCTAAATTTTCTTTTGTGGGATTGAAAAATTCCAAATGGAATTTATATATATGTGAGAATAGTCATTGTAAAGAGATTAATACTGAATATGAAATAAGAAACTATGATATATATGGCAAAAAAATAGTTTATTTAGGTTCGGATGAAAATTTAAGGTTAATAAAAGACAAAAAAGAGTCCGTCTTAATTTCTTCAAAAAAAGATTCTTTTACACAGCCTTATTTTTATGACAACGGAGAGAAAATAGCGGTAGTAAAATTAAAAAATAAAAATAGTAAAAAAACAGAAATTATTAGTATAGATTTAAAAAATAGAACGATATCCTTACTTCATTTTCAGCATTCTACTTCTTTAGAGCCTTTTATTCAAAATAATAATTTAATTTATTCGAATGTAAGTTGTGTAAACGGTTGCGGTCATGTAATAGAAGAAATTTGGATGAAAAATTTAGATACCGGCTATGCGAAACAATTGACACTAAGAAATACTATCTCTTTTCAACCGTTTGCAACGAAAAACGAAATTTATTTTTCATCATTAATAGACGGAAAATATCAAATATTCAAATATGAGACCAAATCGAATAAAACAAAAAGAATTACTTTTAGTAACGGTAATGATTTATTCCCTGGTGTATATGATAAAGGAATTATTTTTATTAGAGAAAGAGACGGAAATTCTTTTATAGTAAAGCGAGAAAATGGGAAAGAAACAATTTTAAAAATTGATAGCGAGATAAAAAAAATAAGAAATTTAAGGATAATTAGATGA
- a CDS encoding chromate resistance protein ChrB domain-containing protein: MKKFFIFCLFLYFAFAKSYVGYYPLEPDTALTFWAIQKYKDKDAKFFLVDKKSAINLKKTIKINTSDAKIKRNGRFTAFEIFLYKNKIKSNECIKRLIKIDKVLEIMPWMKNQFPDILAFENRLRNLSPKKSGKVKLKRLFLFIDEFCKKY; the protein is encoded by the coding sequence ATGAAAAAATTTTTTATTTTTTGCTTGTTTTTATATTTTGCGTTTGCGAAAAGCTACGTGGGATATTATCCCTTAGAGCCTGATACCGCTTTGACTTTTTGGGCAATACAAAAATATAAGGATAAAGATGCGAAGTTTTTTTTAGTTGATAAAAAAAGTGCGATTAATTTGAAAAAAACTATAAAAATAAATACTTCCGATGCAAAGATAAAAAGAAACGGAAGATTTACCGCTTTTGAGATATTTTTGTATAAAAATAAAATAAAAAGCAATGAGTGTATAAAAAGATTGATTAAGATAGATAAGGTATTAGAAATTATGCCGTGGATGAAGAATCAATTTCCGGATATTTTAGCTTTTGAAAATAGATTGAGAAATTTATCTCCTAAAAAGAGCGGAAAAGTAAAATTGAAACGATTATTTTTATTTATAGATGAATTTTGTAAAAAATATTAA
- a CDS encoding ABC transporter ATP-binding protein, giving the protein MIKVDYCNLKFKNGFELNVKNIVFKQGEQVHIIGESGSGKSVFIKAILNLIKSKSEIYKIEKEEKIFNTDIRFRNNIAYLSQNNLIWEHLSVEEHINFVLSNGKTLKYQKETDEFLEIFNLQNRKKEKAKNLSFGERQRLSCAVVLASKPKYLFLDEPFSNLDVVNINKISSILKEFYKKYNFCVINITHNYIGIDNSDRVIVFENGKIVFDGLYKDMDSSRSEWIKEWRGLI; this is encoded by the coding sequence ATGATAAAAGTTGATTATTGTAATTTGAAATTTAAAAACGGTTTTGAACTTAATGTAAAAAATATTGTTTTTAAGCAAGGCGAACAAGTACATATTATCGGTGAATCAGGAAGTGGTAAGAGTGTATTTATTAAAGCTATTTTGAATTTGATTAAAAGTAAATCCGAAATTTATAAAATAGAAAAAGAAGAGAAAATCTTTAATACCGATATTAGATTTCGAAATAATATCGCATATTTATCACAGAATAATTTGATTTGGGAGCATTTGAGTGTTGAAGAACATATTAATTTTGTTTTATCAAATGGCAAAACTTTAAAATATCAAAAAGAAACGGATGAATTTCTTGAAATTTTCAATTTACAAAATAGAAAAAAAGAAAAAGCTAAAAATCTTTCTTTTGGCGAGCGCCAGAGGCTATCTTGTGCTGTAGTTTTAGCCTCTAAACCTAAATATTTATTTTTAGATGAACCTTTTTCAAATTTGGATGTAGTAAATATCAATAAGATATCTTCAATTTTAAAAGAGTTTTATAAAAAATATAATTTTTGTGTAATAAATATTACACATAATTATATCGGAATTGATAATTCGGATAGAGTAATAGTTTTTGAGAATGGAAAAATTGTATTTGACGGTTTATATAAGGATATGGATTCGAGTAGGTCCGAGTGGATTAAAGAGTGGAGAGGGTTGATATGA
- a CDS encoding extracellular solute-binding protein produces the protein MIFIILMGFFFSGCEKEKYLVVYTSVDEVYSSKIFKEFEKETGIKIKPVYDVESAKAVGLEKRLLLEKNHPQADIFWNSEPLRTARLAKQEIFQSYLEFNVSLYRNSNYYDKNKKWFALGERYRVIIINKNKIKKIPKKFKEIWNYKKIAISNPFMGTTATHFAALYHKLGEKGFIELLKKIKNSKVVILAGNSVVKDMVAKGKYVVGIVDTDDANVALKHKLPIKIIYYNQTNNGVFGIFSTISIIKNAPHPDLAKKFMKFVLNRKTEKFLIDEGLFKSSVFKNGYRYNIKSWTLNPNIYINDLNKSTGLLRKFL, from the coding sequence ATGATTTTTATTATTTTAATGGGATTTTTTTTTAGCGGTTGTGAAAAAGAAAAATATTTAGTTGTATATACTTCCGTAGATGAAGTATATTCATCTAAAATATTTAAAGAATTTGAAAAAGAAACCGGCATAAAAATAAAACCGGTTTATGATGTTGAGTCTGCGAAAGCTGTTGGATTGGAGAAGCGTCTTTTACTTGAAAAGAATCATCCTCAGGCTGATATTTTTTGGAATTCGGAACCTTTAAGGACTGCTCGATTAGCAAAACAAGAAATTTTTCAATCATATCTTGAATTTAATGTCTCTTTATACAGAAACTCTAACTATTATGATAAAAATAAAAAATGGTTTGCATTGGGTGAGAGATATCGTGTTATAATCATAAATAAGAATAAAATTAAAAAGATTCCTAAAAAATTTAAAGAAATTTGGAATTATAAAAAAATAGCAATTTCAAATCCTTTTATGGGCACAACTGCTACTCATTTTGCAGCTTTATATCATAAATTGGGAGAGAAGGGTTTTATCGAGTTATTAAAAAAAATAAAGAATTCAAAAGTTGTTATTTTAGCAGGGAATTCAGTTGTAAAAGATATGGTTGCTAAAGGTAAATATGTAGTGGGTATAGTAGATACAGATGATGCTAACGTAGCTTTAAAACATAAACTTCCTATTAAAATTATTTATTATAATCAAACAAATAATGGTGTGTTCGGCATTTTTTCTACGATTTCAATTATTAAAAACGCTCCTCATCCTGATTTAGCGAAAAAATTTATGAAATTTGTTTTAAATAGAAAAACCGAAAAATTTCTAATTGACGAGGGTTTATTTAAATCGTCCGTTTTTAAAAACGGATATCGATATAATATTAAATCTTGGACTTTAAATCCGAATATATATATAAACGATTTAAATAAAAGTACAGGTTTACTTAGAAAGTTTTTATGA
- the fusA gene encoding elongation factor G, with product MPRKTPIEKVRNIGIAAHIDAGKTTTTERILYYTGVSHKIGEVHEGAATMDWMEQEKERGITITSAATTCFWKDHQINIIDTPGHVDFTIEVERSMRVLDGAIAVFCAVGGVQPQSETVWRQANKYHVPRIAFVNKMDRIGADFYNVEKQIRERLKANPVPIQIPIGAEDNFKGVVDLVRMKALVWEDEAALGSKYEIQDIPAELQEKAEEYREKLIEAVAETDEELMEKYFAGEELTEEEIKKAIKKATLELEIVPMLCGTAFKNKGVQPLLDAVIDYLPAPTEVTWIKGIDPKTGEEISVNPGDDQPFSGLAFKIMTDPFVGKLTFTRFYSGVIKAGSYVLNSTKNKKERVGRLLRMHANKREEVPEFYSGEIGAIVGLKYTLTGDTLCDESRPIILEKMEFPDPVISVAVEPKTKADQEKMALALQKLAEEDPSFRVTTDEESGQTIISGMGELHLEIIVDRLKREFKVECNTGKPQVAYRETFKNQVEQEYKYAKQSGGRGQYGHVFIRMIPQEPGKGYEFVDLIKGGVIPREYIPAVDKGIQEAAQAGVLAGFPVVDFKVELFDGSYHEVDSSEMAFKLAGSMAFKEGMKKANPVILEPIMKVEIEVPEEYMGDVIGDINRRRGQVNSMEDQHGIKKITAFVPLAEMFGYSTDLRSMTQGRGTYSMVFDHYEEVPNNIAEEIIKERQG from the coding sequence ATGCCAAGAAAAACGCCTATTGAAAAGGTAAGAAATATCGGTATTGCTGCTCACATCGACGCAGGTAAAACAACTACTACTGAGAGAATTCTTTACTACACAGGTGTAAGCCACAAAATCGGTGAGGTGCACGAAGGTGCGGCTACTATGGACTGGATGGAGCAAGAAAAAGAAAGAGGTATTACAATTACTTCTGCGGCTACTACATGTTTCTGGAAAGATCACCAAATCAACATCATCGATACACCGGGGCACGTTGACTTTACTATCGAAGTTGAAAGAAGTATGAGAGTACTTGACGGTGCTATTGCGGTATTCTGTGCTGTTGGTGGGGTACAACCTCAATCTGAAACTGTTTGGAGACAAGCAAACAAATACCATGTACCAAGAATTGCATTTGTAAACAAAATGGACAGAATCGGTGCTGATTTCTATAACGTTGAAAAACAAATCAGAGAAAGACTAAAAGCTAACCCTGTTCCGATTCAAATTCCTATCGGTGCTGAAGATAACTTCAAAGGTGTTGTTGACCTTGTAAGAATGAAAGCTCTTGTATGGGAAGACGAAGCTGCTCTTGGAAGTAAATATGAAATTCAAGATATTCCAGCTGAACTTCAAGAAAAAGCTGAAGAATACAGAGAAAAACTAATCGAAGCGGTAGCTGAAACTGACGAAGAATTAATGGAAAAATACTTCGCAGGTGAAGAGTTAACTGAAGAAGAAATCAAAAAAGCTATCAAAAAAGCAACACTTGAGCTTGAAATCGTTCCTATGCTTTGCGGTACTGCGTTCAAAAACAAAGGTGTTCAACCACTACTTGATGCGGTAATCGATTATTTACCTGCTCCTACTGAAGTTACTTGGATTAAAGGTATCGACCCTAAAACAGGTGAAGAAATCAGCGTAAACCCTGGTGATGATCAACCGTTCTCAGGACTTGCGTTTAAAATTATGACCGACCCGTTCGTTGGTAAATTAACATTTACAAGATTTTATTCAGGTGTTATTAAAGCGGGAAGTTACGTACTTAACTCAACTAAAAACAAAAAAGAGAGAGTTGGTAGACTTCTAAGAATGCACGCAAACAAAAGAGAAGAAGTTCCTGAATTCTACAGCGGAGAAATCGGAGCTATCGTCGGTCTTAAATATACATTGACAGGGGATACTCTTTGTGATGAAAGCAGACCTATTATTCTTGAAAAAATGGAATTCCCTGATCCGGTTATCAGCGTAGCTGTTGAACCTAAAACTAAAGCCGACCAAGAAAAAATGGCGCTTGCACTTCAAAAACTTGCTGAAGAAGACCCGAGCTTCAGAGTAACAACAGATGAAGAAAGCGGACAAACTATTATTTCAGGTATGGGTGAATTGCACCTTGAAATTATTGTAGACAGACTTAAAAGAGAATTTAAAGTTGAATGTAATACAGGTAAACCTCAAGTTGCATACAGAGAAACATTCAAAAACCAAGTTGAACAAGAATACAAATACGCAAAGCAATCTGGTGGTAGAGGTCAATACGGACACGTATTCATCAGAATGATTCCACAAGAGCCTGGAAAAGGTTATGAATTCGTTGATTTAATTAAAGGTGGGGTAATTCCAAGAGAATACATCCCTGCAGTTGATAAAGGTATTCAAGAAGCGGCTCAAGCAGGTGTACTTGCCGGATTCCCGGTAGTTGACTTTAAAGTGGAACTTTTCGACGGAAGTTACCATGAAGTTGACTCATCTGAAATGGCGTTTAAGTTAGCTGGTTCTATGGCGTTTAAAGAAGGTATGAAAAAAGCAAATCCTGTTATCTTAGAGCCTATTATGAAAGTTGAAATCGAAGTTCCTGAAGAATATATGGGGGACGTTATCGGTGATATCAACAGAAGAAGAGGTCAAGTAAACTCTATGGAAGATCAACATGGAATCAAAAAAATTACGGCATTCGTACCTCTTGCTGAAATGTTCGGGTATTCAACAGACCTAAGAAGTATGACTCAAGGTAGAGGTACTTACTCAATGGTATTCGATCATTACGAAGAAGTACCTAACAACATCGCAGAAGAAATCATCAAAGAAAGACAAGGGTAA
- the rpsG gene encoding 30S ribosomal protein S7 gives MRRRRAPKRPVMPDPVYNSEVVTKFINKVMWDGKKTLAERIVYGAIERLNEKEEGTKGIDIFFKAIENVKPLLEVRSRRVGGATYQVPMEVRPERQQTLAIRWIVDAARNRNERTMVERLANELWDAANERGAAFKKREDTHRMAEANKAFAHFRW, from the coding sequence ATGAGAAGAAGAAGAGCCCCAAAAAGACCTGTAATGCCGGATCCGGTATATAACAGCGAAGTAGTTACAAAATTTATTAATAAAGTTATGTGGGACGGTAAAAAAACATTAGCTGAAAGAATTGTTTACGGAGCGATCGAGAGACTTAATGAAAAAGAAGAAGGTACAAAAGGTATCGATATTTTCTTTAAAGCTATCGAAAACGTAAAACCTCTACTTGAAGTTAGAAGTAGAAGAGTTGGTGGTGCTACATATCAAGTACCTATGGAAGTAAGACCTGAGAGACAACAAACTCTTGCAATCAGATGGATTGTTGATGCTGCAAGAAACAGAAACGAAAGAACAATGGTTGAAAGACTTGCAAACGAACTTTGGGATGCTGCTAACGAAAGAGGAGCAGCGTTCAAGAAAAGAGAAGATACTCATAGAATGGCTGAAGCTAACAAAGCGTTCGCTCACTTCAGATGGTAA
- the rpsL gene encoding 30S ribosomal protein S12, translating into MPTINQLVRKGRKKVIKKSKSPALVSCPQRRGVCTRVYTTTPKKPNSALRKVAKVRLTSGYEVISYIPGEGHNLQEHSIVLVRGGRVKDLPGVKYHIVRGALDTAGVKGRVHSRSKYGTKKADAGKK; encoded by the coding sequence ATGCCTACTATAAACCAATTAGTAAGAAAAGGTAGAAAAAAGGTGATTAAAAAATCTAAATCACCAGCACTTGTAAGCTGTCCTCAAAGAAGAGGGGTTTGTACGAGAGTATATACTACTACTCCTAAAAAACCAAACTCAGCGTTAAGAAAAGTTGCAAAAGTTAGACTAACTTCTGGATACGAAGTAATTAGTTACATTCCTGGTGAAGGACACAACCTACAAGAGCACAGCATCGTGCTTGTAAGAGGTGGTAGGGTAAAAGACTTACCAGGGGTTAAATATCACATCGTTAGAGGTGCTCTTGATACTGCGGGTGTTAAAGGAAGAGTACATTCAAGAAGTAAATACGGTACTAAAAAAGCTGACGCTGGTAAAAAATAA
- a CDS encoding C39 family peptidase yields MKKILFLVLGILLLAKNYNLPKSVLFSSHSWINYRDKNVEKQNFDYSCGSASLATILHYFYNKNIKEKDVLKYFFKNKKNDEVSFLDLSNAAKYFGFKAEGIEIKNINLLKKLKIPVIIYLNLGGFYHFSVLKKVKNYKVYLADPTFGNTVLPFKYFEKIFFLKKGYMLLILPKNKNIDINWDFVKIRNGQDDKIIDFLKFKNDIPFPFRGK; encoded by the coding sequence ATGAAAAAAATATTATTTCTTGTTTTAGGCATTTTACTTTTGGCAAAAAATTATAATTTGCCTAAATCGGTGTTATTCTCTTCACACAGTTGGATTAATTATAGGGATAAAAATGTGGAAAAGCAAAATTTTGATTATAGTTGCGGAAGTGCTTCTTTGGCTACTATTTTACATTATTTTTATAATAAAAACATAAAAGAAAAAGATGTATTGAAATATTTTTTTAAAAATAAAAAAAACGATGAGGTTTCTTTTTTAGATTTGTCAAATGCAGCGAAATATTTTGGTTTTAAAGCAGAAGGAATTGAAATTAAAAATATTAATTTATTGAAAAAATTAAAAATTCCAGTAATAATTTATTTGAATTTAGGGGGTTTTTATCATTTTAGTGTTTTGAAAAAAGTTAAAAACTATAAGGTTTATTTAGCTGATCCTACTTTTGGAAATACTGTTTTACCTTTTAAATATTTTGAAAAAATTTTTTTTCTAAAAAAAGGATATATGCTTCTTATTTTACCTAAAAATAAAAATATTGATATAAATTGGGATTTTGTAAAAATAAGAAATGGACAGGATGATAAAATTATTGATTTTTTAAAATTTAAAAATGATATTCCTTTCCCTTTTCGAGGGAAATAA